One segment of Methanobrevibacter wolinii SH DNA contains the following:
- the thiI gene encoding tRNA uracil 4-sulfurtransferase ThiI has translation MDYGLILIRYGELALKSDKVRSRFERKLVKNISASIDGEITRTRGRIFIEPKNFDYALEKLDKIFGIVSYSPVKKTETDKEKIKETLTEYTKHLIDEGILNENKTFGIRCRRVGNHDFTSQEMAAYCGSVVIDTIPLKVDLTNPDVEIFVEVRENNTYIFHEKIDGPGGLPLGSQGKVICLISSGIDSPVATYLMMKRGCEVIALHFDNNPYTTPQCKANFNDLIDVLEEYASGVPIKRYAIPYGHYLQECKSKGPEKMTCVLCKSGMYKTAEKLAKKLGALAIVDGSSVGQVASQTLKNILATRYGVGVPILSPLIGMDKLETSKIAEEIGTFEISKRDDGGCKAVPKYPETYAELDRLEEAKKAVCQDEELNNAIKNIERIK, from the coding sequence ATGGATTATGGTTTAATACTTATTAGATATGGTGAATTAGCACTTAAAAGTGATAAAGTACGAAGTAGGTTTGAAAGAAAACTTGTTAAAAATATTTCTGCTTCAATTGATGGAGAAATTACGAGAACACGTGGAAGAATATTTATTGAACCTAAAAATTTTGATTATGCTTTAGAAAAATTAGATAAGATTTTTGGAATTGTTTCATATTCTCCAGTTAAAAAAACAGAAACTGATAAAGAAAAAATTAAAGAAACTTTAACAGAATATACTAAACATCTTATTGATGAAGGAATTCTTAATGAAAATAAAACTTTTGGTATAAGATGTAGACGTGTTGGTAATCATGATTTTACTTCACAAGAAATGGCAGCATATTGTGGTTCTGTTGTTATTGATACAATTCCTCTTAAAGTAGATTTAACAAATCCTGATGTTGAAATATTTGTAGAAGTAAGAGAAAATAATACATATATTTTCCATGAAAAAATTGATGGACCAGGTGGACTTCCTCTTGGATCTCAAGGAAAAGTTATTTGTCTTATTTCTAGTGGAATTGATTCTCCTGTAGCAACTTATTTAATGATGAAAAGAGGGTGTGAAGTCATTGCACTTCATTTTGATAATAATCCTTATACAACACCTCAATGTAAAGCAAATTTTAATGATTTGATTGATGTATTAGAAGAATATGCTTCAGGTGTACCAATTAAAAGATATGCTATTCCTTATGGACATTATCTTCAAGAATGTAAATCTAAAGGTCCTGAAAAAATGACTTGTGTTTTATGTAAATCTGGCATGTATAAAACAGCTGAAAAACTTGCAAAAAAATTAGGTGCCTTAGCTATTGTTGATGGTAGTAGTGTAGGACAAGTTGCATCTCAAACACTTAAGAATATTCTTGCTACACGTTATGGTGTTGGGGTACCTATTTTAAGTCCTTTAATTGGTATGGATAAATTAGAAACAAGTAAAATTGCTGAAGAAATTGGTACTTTTGAAATTTCTAAAAGGGATGATGGTGGTTGTAAAGCAGTACCTAAGTATCCTGAAACTTATGCAGAATTAGATCGTCTTGAAGAAGCTAAAAAAGCAGTTTGTCAAGATGAAGAATTAAATAATGCTATTAAAAATATTGAAAGAATTAAATAA
- a CDS encoding ABC transporter permease/substrate-binding protein has translation MLSELLTMFATQSDFFLGLTIEHLEISVIAIIMAIIIGLGLGITVSEYPRNKWILTVVNIIYTIPSIALFGFLIPVAGVGDTNAIIALTVYGLLPMVRNTYTGIKTINPEIIEAAKGMGSTDRQILFKIKLPLALPHIMSAIRNMTVMTIALAGIASFIGAGGLGVAIYRGITTNNITLVVAGSILISILAIGIDLILAGIEKVTAIGHSRRKIGNFFRNKKVIAVIIIIILALGSYEIYDNFGHDTIHLASKSFTEQYIMGYMLEELIEHDTNYKVDYSSGVSGGSPTIQRGMEKGEFDVYSEYTGVAWMVILKNPGLYNESMFNTLKSQYKDRYNETWLNTYGFSNSYAIAVPTSLAKKYNLKTISDLVPISNQLTFGAESDYFSRADGYDNLTKTYGLNFKDTMDLDVSLKYDAVKQGKIDVVEVYTTDGRLYNSNLTLLEDDKHFFPSYYCCPVISGKTLAKHPDLIPVLSKLSGKISTKDMMYMNYQVDVEKKDPKNVAHQFLVSRGLV, from the coding sequence ATGTTAAGTGAATTATTAACAATGTTTGCAACTCAATCTGATTTTTTCTTAGGATTAACAATTGAACATTTGGAAATTTCTGTAATTGCTATTATTATGGCTATTATTATTGGTCTTGGTCTTGGTATTACTGTAAGTGAATATCCTAGGAATAAATGGATTCTAACTGTTGTTAACATTATTTATACAATTCCTTCTATTGCATTATTTGGTTTTCTAATTCCTGTTGCTGGAGTTGGAGATACTAATGCAATTATTGCTCTTACTGTTTATGGTCTTTTACCTATGGTAAGAAATACATATACTGGTATTAAAACAATTAATCCTGAGATTATTGAAGCTGCTAAGGGTATGGGTAGTACAGATAGGCAGATTTTATTTAAAATTAAATTACCTTTAGCTTTACCTCATATAATGTCTGCTATTCGTAATATGACTGTTATGACTATTGCTCTTGCAGGTATTGCATCTTTTATTGGAGCTGGAGGTTTAGGAGTAGCTATTTATCGTGGAATAACTACAAATAATATAACTCTTGTAGTTGCTGGAAGTATTTTAATTTCTATATTAGCTATTGGTATTGATTTAATATTAGCGGGTATTGAAAAAGTTACTGCTATTGGTCATTCTAGACGAAAAATAGGTAATTTCTTTAGAAATAAAAAAGTTATTGCAGTTATTATAATTATTATTCTAGCTTTAGGTTCTTATGAAATCTATGATAATTTTGGCCATGATACTATTCATCTTGCATCAAAATCTTTTACTGAACAATATATTATGGGTTATATGTTAGAAGAATTAATTGAACATGATACTAATTATAAAGTAGATTATAGTAGTGGTGTTTCTGGAGGATCACCAACGATTCAGAGAGGTATGGAAAAAGGCGAATTTGATGTTTATTCTGAATATACTGGTGTAGCTTGGATGGTTATATTGAAAAATCCTGGATTATATAATGAATCTATGTTTAATACTTTAAAATCACAGTATAAAGATAGGTACAATGAAACATGGTTAAACACTTATGGATTTTCTAATTCATATGCAATTGCAGTACCTACTAGTCTTGCTAAAAAGTATAATCTTAAAACTATTTCAGATTTAGTTCCAATTTCTAATCAATTAACTTTTGGTGCAGAATCTGATTATTTCTCAAGAGCAGATGGTTATGATAATTTAACTAAGACTTATGGTTTAAATTTTAAAGATACTATGGATTTAGATGTAAGTCTTAAATATGATGCAGTTAAACAGGGAAAAATTGATGTTGTAGAGGTATATACTACTGATGGAAGATTATATAATTCAAATCTCACATTATTAGAAGATGATAAGCATTTCTTCCCTTCATATTATTGTTGTCCAGTTATTAGTGGTAAAACTTTAGCAAAACATCCTGATTTAATTCCAGTACTTAGTAAATTATCTGGAAAAATATCAACTAAAGATATGATGTATATGAATTATCAAGTAGATGTAGAGAAAAAAGATCCTAAAAATGTTGCTCATCAATTTTTAGTATCTAGAGGATTAGTTTAG
- a CDS encoding ATP-binding cassette domain-containing protein — MTDNIIEFHNISKSYGDNVIIPNLNLNIEKGDFLTVIGSSGCGKTTMLKMINRLIYPDKGEIFIDGKNIKDIDVVELRRHIGYSIQGNMLFPHLTIAENVYYVPDLIREDDKKYKKNKTIESDESYNKHKKEKLSILMNHVGLDDSYLNRFPNELSGGQQQRVGIARAIAAEPKLLLMDEPFGAIDEITRSQLQKQLKQIYNQFHQTIIFVTHDIGEALFLGQHVLVMNNGVIDQYGTPADILNNPATEFVEKLCERTKVLIGKKNNEI; from the coding sequence ATGACTGATAATATAATTGAATTTCATAATATTTCTAAATCATATGGGGATAATGTAATTATTCCTAATTTAAATTTAAATATTGAAAAAGGAGATTTTTTAACAGTTATTGGTAGTTCAGGTTGTGGTAAAACAACTATGCTTAAAATGATTAATCGTTTAATATATCCAGATAAGGGTGAAATTTTTATTGATGGAAAAAATATTAAAGATATAGATGTTGTAGAATTAAGACGTCATATTGGATATTCTATTCAAGGAAATATGTTATTTCCACATCTTACAATAGCTGAAAATGTTTATTATGTTCCTGATTTAATTCGTGAAGATGATAAAAAATATAAAAAGAATAAAACTATAGAAAGTGATGAATCATATAATAAACATAAAAAAGAAAAACTTTCTATATTAATGAATCATGTAGGTTTAGATGATTCATATCTTAATAGATTCCCTAATGAATTATCTGGTGGTCAACAACAAAGAGTAGGTATTGCAAGAGCAATTGCTGCAGAACCTAAATTATTACTCATGGATGAACCTTTTGGTGCTATTGATGAAATTACTCGTTCTCAACTTCAAAAACAACTTAAACAAATTTATAATCAATTTCATCAAACTATTATTTTTGTAACTCATGATATTGGGGAAGCACTATTCTTAGGTCAACACGTTTTAGTAATGAATAATGGAGTAATCGACCAATATGGTACTCCTGCAGATATTTTAAATAACCCTGCCACTGAATTTGTTGAGAAATTATGTGAAAGAACAAAGGTTCTTATTGGTAAAAAGAATAATGAAATTTAA
- the fbp gene encoding fructose-1,6-bisphosphate aldolase/phosphatase → MKTTISVIKADIGSVSGHCVSHPELMEKCEEVLSNAVEESIINDFYISRCGDDIDLIMSHRNGELNEEVHRVAYNAFMEATKIARDMKLYGAGQDLLSDTFSGNIKGMGPGIAEMEFKERPSDPIIVYCCDKTEPGAFNLPIYKMFADPFNTAGLVIDPKLHDGFKFEVYDVIENKKVILNCPEELYDLLALIGSTGRYVIKRVWKKNGEIAASISTERLNLMAGEYVGKDDPAAIVRAQSGFPAAGECNEAFAFPHMVSGWMRGSHNGPLMPVSEVYANPVRFDGPPRVIGLGFQVADAQLIGPVDIFDDPAYDETRQLASKAASYIRRHGPFEPHRLPSEEMEYTSLPGVMKKLEPRFEDMDD, encoded by the coding sequence TTGAAAACAACTATTAGTGTAATTAAAGCTGATATTGGTAGTGTCTCAGGACACTGTGTTTCTCATCCTGAATTGATGGAGAAATGTGAAGAAGTATTAAGCAATGCTGTTGAAGAATCCATTATTAATGATTTTTATATCTCCCGTTGTGGGGATGATATTGATCTTATAATGAGTCATAGAAATGGTGAACTTAATGAAGAAGTTCACAGAGTAGCATATAATGCATTTATGGAAGCAACTAAAATTGCTCGTGACATGAAATTATATGGTGCAGGTCAAGATTTATTATCTGACACTTTCTCAGGTAATATTAAAGGTATGGGTCCAGGTATTGCTGAAATGGAATTTAAAGAAAGACCAAGTGATCCTATTATAGTATACTGCTGTGATAAAACTGAACCAGGTGCATTTAACTTACCTATTTATAAAATGTTTGCTGATCCATTTAACACAGCTGGACTTGTTATTGATCCTAAATTACATGATGGATTTAAATTTGAAGTTTATGATGTAATTGAAAATAAAAAAGTTATTTTAAACTGTCCTGAAGAACTTTATGATTTACTTGCTTTAATTGGTTCTACTGGAAGATATGTAATTAAAAGAGTTTGGAAGAAAAATGGTGAAATTGCAGCTTCAATAAGTACTGAAAGATTAAACTTAATGGCTGGAGAATATGTTGGTAAAGATGATCCTGCAGCTATTGTACGTGCTCAATCAGGATTCCCTGCAGCAGGTGAATGTAATGAAGCATTTGCATTCCCACACATGGTAAGTGGATGGATGAGAGGTTCTCATAATGGTCCTTTAATGCCTGTTTCAGAAGTTTATGCAAATCCTGTAAGATTTGATGGACCTCCTAGAGTAATTGGTTTAGGTTTCCAAGTTGCTGATGCTCAATTAATTGGACCTGTAGATATCTTTGATGATCCTGCATATGATGAAACTAGACAATTAGCTTCTAAAGCTGCAAGTTACATTAGAAGACATGGTCCTTTCGAACCACACAGATTACCTAGTGAAGAAATGGAATACACTTCTTTACCTGGTGTTATGAAAAAACTTGAACCTAGATTTGAAGATATGGATGATTAA
- a CDS encoding flavodoxin family protein translates to MKCFVINGSPRRKNTWSMVKEVENVMSSLGDVEFDEIHLKNMKIPFCNGCFNCILNGEDKCPNFDIIKDIARKFEESDCIILSSPVYVLGPTGLMKNLLDHFAYYYHRPRLFNKKALVLVSTQGSGMKDVENYLKKSLYNFGVNKVYTCSFRFGGKDKLDSKMKKSLDNVASNFFMDVSSKKLHSPSFYQVRNYSMWRAMAHNKTILIDSKFWIENGMEDKIFAPGIPMNILKKLYAKLIFIFFNSLFS, encoded by the coding sequence ATGAAATGTTTTGTAATAAATGGTAGTCCAAGACGTAAAAATACTTGGTCTATGGTAAAAGAAGTAGAGAATGTCATGTCTAGTTTAGGTGATGTTGAATTTGATGAAATTCATCTTAAAAACATGAAAATTCCATTTTGTAATGGTTGTTTTAATTGTATACTAAATGGTGAAGATAAATGTCCAAATTTTGATATTATAAAAGATATTGCTAGAAAATTTGAAGAATCTGATTGTATTATTCTTTCTTCTCCAGTATATGTTCTTGGACCAACAGGTCTTATGAAAAATTTACTTGATCATTTTGCATATTATTATCATAGGCCAAGACTTTTTAATAAAAAAGCATTGGTCTTAGTCTCAACACAAGGTTCTGGTATGAAAGATGTAGAGAATTATTTGAAAAAATCATTATATAATTTTGGTGTAAATAAAGTTTATACTTGCTCTTTTAGATTTGGAGGTAAGGATAAACTAGATAGTAAAATGAAAAAAAGTTTAGATAATGTAGCTTCTAATTTTTTTATGGATGTTTCTTCTAAAAAATTACATAGTCCTAGTTTTTATCAAGTAAGAAATTATTCAATGTGGAGAGCTATGGCTCATAATAAAACGATTTTAATTGATAGTAAATTTTGGATTGAAAATGGTATGGAAGATAAGATTTTTGCTCCTGGAATTCCTATGAATATATTAAAAAAACTCTATGCTAAATTAATATTTATATTTTTTAATAGTTTATTTTCATAG
- a CDS encoding L-threonylcarbamoyladenylate synthase: MKKFKLNPENPDIKLIYKAIDILKEDGVILYPTDTIYGLGANIFSDNGVRRIYEIKERPTKKPLSVLVSNFNGLKLVAETEGKEEIIRNYLPGPYTFILRRKRIVPSIVTSYTSKVGVRIPDNKISRLLSMNFPITTTSANISNKEVMSNPKDIMKQLKKEVDLIIDVGELKCKSPSTIIDLTKKEPNIIRKGKTL; encoded by the coding sequence ATGAAAAAATTTAAATTAAATCCAGAAAATCCGGATATAAAATTAATTTATAAAGCCATTGATATTTTAAAAGAGGATGGTGTCATTTTATACCCTACAGATACAATATATGGATTAGGTGCAAATATATTCTCAGATAATGGAGTAAGAAGAATCTATGAAATTAAAGAAAGACCTACTAAAAAACCATTATCTGTATTAGTTTCAAATTTTAATGGATTAAAATTAGTAGCAGAAACAGAAGGTAAAGAAGAAATTATTAGAAATTATTTACCTGGACCTTATACATTTATTTTAAGAAGAAAAAGAATAGTTCCTTCAATTGTTACATCTTATACTTCAAAAGTAGGAGTTCGTATACCTGATAACAAAATATCAAGACTTTTAAGTATGAATTTTCCAATAACAACAACTAGTGCAAATATTTCAAATAAAGAAGTTATGTCTAATCCAAAAGACATTATGAAACAATTGAAAAAAGAAGTTGATTTAATAATTGATGTTGGAGAATTAAAATGTAAAAGTCCATCTACAATTATTGATTTAACTAAAAAAGAACCAAATATTATAAGAAAAGGTAAAACTTTATAA
- a CDS encoding DUF357 domain-containing protein: MDNLETKEKVKIDIEKLERNLNQVADIEFSKLEKDVYDRAVDYKNDSKYYLEKEDFRTAFGCIEYSHGLLDALRMIYEII; this comes from the coding sequence ATGGATAATTTAGAGACTAAAGAAAAGGTTAAAATTGATATTGAAAAACTTGAAAGAAATCTTAATCAAGTTGCAGATATTGAATTTTCTAAATTAGAAAAAGATGTTTATGATAGAGCTGTTGATTATAAAAATGATTCTAAATATTATTTAGAAAAAGAAGATTTTAGAACAGCTTTTGGTTGTATTGAGTATTCACATGGTTTACTTGATGCATTAAGAATGATTTATGAAATTATTTAA
- a CDS encoding CpaF family protein produces MTTDSDFNIVSTNNGYKYNVQNIFGFTFEEKTILSNIRSKLVDVALNNESRNDIKLNDIKLIIRNSILNDSFDKEYIDNLSQRFYEEINGYGILNPLIKDDNLEEIMVIGSNKPIYVYHRKYGMLETNISFSSNEEIIKIIDLIARKNNRRVDNESPILDARLKDGSRVNATLAPISADGPSITIRKFKKDPFTIIDLIKNKTLNSNLAAFLWLCIDGLGVESANIIISGGTSSGKTTTLNALSAFINPKERIITIEDTLELQIPHKHILRMETRLSNIEGKGKLDMDALVKNALRQRPDRIIVGEVRSKEAITLFTALNTGHSGFGTLHANNARETITRLTNPPMCVPKIMISAIDFILMEKRFYKSNGVSYRRVTELSEVVGIEEGTIQLNKIFQWNPSLDDFENITFSSNTVERIMRTRNISRKYIDNEIKIRELVLELMVENNLRSNNVVSKIIEFYYINKDKLLSLLKNSPKYFLRFNHD; encoded by the coding sequence ATGACTACAGATTCTGATTTTAATATTGTTTCAACAAATAATGGTTATAAATATAATGTTCAAAATATTTTTGGTTTCACTTTTGAAGAGAAAACTATTTTAAGCAATATAAGGAGTAAACTTGTAGATGTAGCATTAAATAATGAATCTCGTAATGATATTAAATTAAATGATATTAAACTTATTATAAGAAATAGTATTTTGAATGATTCTTTTGATAAAGAATATATTGATAATTTATCACAAAGATTTTATGAAGAAATTAATGGTTATGGAATTTTAAATCCATTAATTAAAGATGATAATTTAGAAGAGATTATGGTTATTGGTTCAAATAAACCAATTTATGTTTATCATAGGAAATATGGTATGTTAGAAACAAATATTTCCTTTTCAAGTAATGAAGAAATTATTAAGATAATTGATTTAATTGCAAGAAAAAATAATAGACGTGTGGATAATGAGTCACCTATTTTAGATGCAAGATTAAAAGATGGATCTCGAGTAAATGCAACTTTAGCTCCTATATCTGCAGATGGTCCATCAATTACTATTCGTAAATTTAAAAAAGATCCATTTACAATTATTGATTTAATAAAGAATAAAACATTAAATTCAAATCTTGCAGCATTTTTATGGTTGTGTATTGATGGTTTAGGTGTAGAATCTGCAAATATTATTATTTCAGGTGGAACAAGTTCTGGAAAAACAACTACTTTAAATGCTCTTTCAGCATTTATAAATCCTAAAGAGAGAATTATAACTATTGAAGATACTTTAGAACTTCAAATACCTCATAAACATATTCTTAGAATGGAAACAAGATTATCAAATATTGAAGGTAAGGGGAAGTTAGATATGGATGCACTAGTTAAAAATGCATTAAGACAAAGGCCAGATAGGATTATTGTAGGTGAGGTAAGATCTAAAGAAGCAATAACTCTTTTTACAGCACTTAATACAGGACATTCTGGTTTTGGAACATTACATGCAAATAATGCTAGAGAAACTATTACACGTCTAACTAATCCTCCTATGTGTGTTCCTAAAATAATGATTTCTGCAATAGATTTTATTTTAATGGAAAAAAGATTTTATAAATCAAATGGTGTAAGTTATAGACGTGTCACTGAACTCAGTGAGGTTGTAGGAATTGAAGAGGGCACTATTCAATTAAATAAAATTTTTCAATGGAATCCTTCATTAGATGATTTTGAAAATATTACATTTTCATCTAATACTGTTGAAAGGATAATGAGAACTAGAAATATTTCAAGAAAATATATTGATAATGAGATTAAAATCAGAGAATTAGTTTTAGAATTAATGGTAGAAAATAATTTAAGATCTAATAATGTAGTAAGTAAAATTATTGAATTTTATTATATTAACAAGGATAAACTTTTATCTTTACTTAAAAACTCTCCTAAATATTTTTTAAGGTTTAATCATGATTGA
- a CDS encoding type II secretion system F family protein, whose product MAIELKSGKGLNDVLLSISKSDYGILSIEFSRVINEVKYGMYIEDSLINMSKRVNSKSLNRLIYQIIASKKLGSNLSNALSIIAEDTSFNMRIKLKNYSQKLNAFIMIYTFIVILIPVVFLIILIGASTVIGDVINPDVLIILYLFFFPMIILFMGVLIKKLEPKI is encoded by the coding sequence ATGGCTATTGAACTTAAATCTGGTAAAGGTTTAAATGATGTTTTATTATCTATTTCAAAATCAGATTATGGTATTTTATCTATAGAATTTTCAAGGGTTATTAATGAAGTTAAATATGGTATGTATATTGAAGATTCTTTAATTAATATGTCTAAAAGAGTAAATTCTAAAAGTTTAAATCGTTTAATTTATCAAATTATTGCAAGTAAAAAACTTGGGTCTAATCTTTCTAATGCATTATCGATTATTGCAGAAGATACATCATTTAATATGAGGATTAAATTAAAAAATTATTCTCAAAAACTTAATGCTTTTATTATGATTTATACATTTATTGTAATTCTTATTCCTGTTGTATTTTTAATAATATTAATTGGGGCATCTACTGTAATTGGTGATGTAATAAATCCTGATGTATTAATAATTTTGTATTTATTCTTTTTCCCTATGATTATTCTTTTTATGGGGGTTCTTATTAAAAAATTAGAACCTAAAATTTAA
- a CDS encoding DUF2162 domain-containing protein — protein MNGMSVLLQFGILAAVLVFGVKVGLASGLSHMPKKWLALVDLLYFGGIMIISYICQPFATQITSIVYGFNTWFYLIMACIMIGAGILTIREFKVHGKDTAKPAAIAIIAPCPCCFGAIIASILIVTPMVGISMMNLSWLVALALVAVITITYFIADIIIKVSNTPYPIILGDFMFFIGLYFLLSPLIIPNVTAVMKKSLGGITISSVTSLVYVVIIAIVLLILGALYTRKNEDF, from the coding sequence ATGAATGGAATGTCAGTTTTATTACAATTTGGTATTTTAGCTGCTGTTCTTGTTTTTGGAGTTAAAGTAGGTTTAGCTTCTGGTTTATCTCATATGCCTAAAAAATGGTTAGCATTAGTTGATTTATTATACTTTGGAGGTATAATGATTATTAGTTACATATGTCAACCATTTGCTACTCAAATAACATCAATAGTTTATGGATTTAATACATGGTTTTATTTAATAATGGCTTGTATTATGATTGGTGCAGGTATTCTTACTATACGTGAATTTAAAGTTCATGGTAAAGATACTGCAAAACCTGCAGCAATTGCAATTATTGCTCCATGTCCATGTTGTTTCGGTGCTATTATTGCAAGTATTTTAATAGTTACTCCAATGGTTGGAATAAGTATGATGAATTTAAGTTGGTTAGTAGCATTAGCACTTGTTGCTGTTATTACAATTACTTATTTCATTGCAGATATTATTATTAAAGTTTCAAATACTCCTTATCCAATTATTCTTGGAGACTTTATGTTTTTTATAGGATTATATTTCTTACTTTCACCACTCATAATCCCTAATGTTACTGCGGTTATGAAAAAATCATTAGGTGGAATTACAATATCATCTGTTACATCTTTGGTATATGTGGTTATAATTGCTATTGTCTTGTTAATATTAGGGGCATTATATACTCGTAAAAATGAGGATTTCTAG
- a CDS encoding MotA/TolQ/ExbB proton channel family protein: MAVSIPGGSFLTSLLNVISQSLLIPVIVLLLIFAFYVVISLGSLIAEYTSRKEVPIKEIDSLIENIDKSNSVEEVRGHIQNAKINKSQKKILFKILDSEDLSYEAKETMATRLVERREELVNKKLRRTDIIVRVGPTLGLMGTLIPLGSGLAALKTGDINTLADSLTVAFDTTVVGIGAGALAYYISKIRSGWYDQYLDNLDTLTDSVLNFFKNRF; encoded by the coding sequence ATGGCAGTAAGTATTCCTGGAGGAAGTTTTTTAACTTCTCTTTTGAATGTTATTTCTCAAAGTCTTTTAATCCCAGTTATAGTTCTTTTATTAATTTTTGCGTTTTATGTTGTAATTTCTTTAGGTTCTTTAATTGCAGAGTATACTTCTAGAAAAGAAGTTCCTATTAAAGAAATTGATTCTTTAATTGAAAATATTGATAAAAGTAATTCTGTTGAAGAAGTTAGAGGACATATTCAAAATGCAAAAATTAATAAGTCTCAAAAGAAAATTTTATTTAAAATTTTAGATTCTGAAGATTTATCATATGAAGCTAAAGAAACTATGGCTACTAGATTAGTAGAAAGACGTGAAGAACTTGTTAATAAAAAACTTAGAAGAACTGATATTATTGTACGTGTTGGTCCTACTTTAGGTTTAATGGGAACTTTAATTCCATTAGGTAGTGGTTTAGCTGCTCTTAAAACTGGGGATATTAATACTTTAGCAGATTCATTAACTGTAGCATTTGATACTACAGTTGTAGGTATTGGTGCTGGTGCACTTGCATATTATATTTCTAAAATACGTAGTGGCTGGTATGATCAATATCTTGATAATTTAGATACTTTAACTGATTCTGTACTTAACTTTTTTAAAAATAGATTCTAG
- a CDS encoding DUF2149 domain-containing protein yields the protein MVRYGRRRRRRTHVDEDPMAGTSNIVDCMLVLALGFMIMLVLSWNMQDVVFNQNMNQQQKQSTIQAMQQVAQVTQGQELNETPQSSKSSGQGYVEQGKVYKDPKTGKLIMVQGG from the coding sequence ATGGTTAGATATGGAAGACGTCGTAGAAGACGTACACATGTTGATGAGGATCCTATGGCTGGAACTTCTAATATTGTAGATTGTATGCTTGTTTTAGCTTTAGGATTTATGATTATGTTAGTTTTAAGTTGGAATATGCAAGATGTTGTGTTTAATCAAAACATGAATCAACAACAAAAGCAATCTACTATCCAAGCTATGCAACAAGTTGCTCAAGTAACTCAAGGTCAGGAGTTAAATGAAACTCCTCAAAGTTCTAAAAGTTCTGGTCAAGGTTATGTAGAACAAGGTAAAGTTTATAAAGATCCTAAAACAGGTAAACTGATTATGGTTCAAGGAGGTTGA